DNA sequence from the Leptospirillum ferrooxidans C2-3 genome:
CAAATGGCGCCACACCTCCAGAAAAACCGACAAAATGATTGGCCCGATAAAAAGACCAATTAACCCAAATGTTTCAAGACCCCCAAGTACTCCCAAAAGAATCATGAGAAACGGGATATGGGATGTTCTGCCGATAAACATGGGTTTGACGAAATGCTCCATTCCACCAGAGACCAGAATGTTCCATGATGCAAAGACAACTGCAGTTATGGGATGCCCTGTCGCAAGCAGGTAGATGGTGGCAGGAAGCCAGATGATGGCTGCCCCGATCGGGAACAGGGAAGTGATGAATATGGCTGTCGAGAGTAGCAGGATGTTTGGAACTCCTGCGATCTTCAAAGCTGGAGCAGCTAAAAGGGCTTGGGCAAGGGATGTAAAAAACAGTCCATAAATGATTCCTTTAGTGGTCGGTGGGATAACCCCCAACGGCCTTGTCAGGTTTTCGCCCGCAGCAGAATCGGACAGACGGGTGATCTGTTCCCAGACATTTTGTCCATGAAACAAAAATGCAAATGTCCCGAGAAGCATGATCAGCAATTTGATCAGCCAGTGCCCCAAACCGGAAGCCAGGGATAAAAACTGGTTCCCGATTTCCATGAGGTGGGATTCAAGCTTCCCCGTTACACCCGTCAGCATCTGGGTATTGGTTTTCAAGCTGGTTGCCAAAAGGGCAATTTTATGGCCAATGAAGGGAAGGTTGATCAGCCATTTTGGAAGAGTTGCAGATGGGTCCTGAAGAAAATCCCTGAGGGACAGTGTTTCTCGGAAGATTTCCTGCCCGATTGGAACAGCCAGAAGTGTCAGTGGCAAAAGAACCAGAAGGCAAAACAGGAAGACTGTTAGTAATGCTGCCATAAATGGTTGTGGAACCCATTTTTTGATGAATCGTTGTATGGGGGAGAGGGCGAAGGCCATAATCGCCCCCCAGACAAGCGGTTCCAGATAGGGAGCAATGACCCAGTATGCCAGAACCGTTGCCAGCCCAAACAACAAAAAAAGAGATCTTCCGCCTTCAGTTCGATTCATGCAGTCATGTCTGGAAAAAGCCAGGGAGCTTCTTTGCGTCGTCGATCTTCGTAGCTTGTGATCAGCGCTTTTTTCTCAAAAGTCAGGCTGATGTCATCAAGCCCCTCGAGAAGGCACTTCTTGAGGAAAGCGTCGATTTCAAAAGGAATCGTTCTTCCATCCGGAAGGAGAATCAACTGTGATTCAAGGTTGATTTCAGCTTGGTATCCGGGTGTCCGGTCAATCTCCTTGAAGAGACCGTCAACAATCATCCGGTCAATGCGAATTGGCAAAATCCCGTTTTTAAAACAGTTATTATAGAAAATATCGGCAAAAGAAGGTGCGATTATGGCTTTTATGCCAAAATCCAGAAGGGCCCAGGGGGCATGTTCCCTGGAACTGCCTGAACCGAAGTTCTCTCTGGAAAGAAGTATCCTGCCTCCTTTGTATCGCGTCTGGTTGATTACAAAGTCAGGGTTTGGTGTGACTCCGTCGGAAAGGTATCTCCAGTCATAGAAAAGACTTTTTCCAAGACCTGTCCTATGGATGGTTTTAAGAAACTGTTTGGGAATGATCGCATCTGTATCAACATTTGCGCGATCGATGGGGATAACAATTGATTTGAGTGTTTTAAAGGCTTCCATCCTGTTTTTCCTTTTTTCAGTTCCAGTTTCGGATATCGACAAAGT
Encoded proteins:
- a CDS encoding AI-2E family transporter, with product MNRTEGGRSLFLLFGLATVLAYWVIAPYLEPLVWGAIMAFALSPIQRFIKKWVPQPFMAALLTVFLFCLLVLLPLTLLAVPIGQEIFRETLSLRDFLQDPSATLPKWLINLPFIGHKIALLATSLKTNTQMLTGVTGKLESHLMEIGNQFLSLASGLGHWLIKLLIMLLGTFAFLFHGQNVWEQITRLSDSAAGENLTRPLGVIPPTTKGIIYGLFFTSLAQALLAAPALKIAGVPNILLLSTAIFITSLFPIGAAIIWLPATIYLLATGHPITAVVFASWNILVSGGMEHFVKPMFIGRTSHIPFLMILLGVLGGLETFGLIGLFIGPIILSVFLEVWRHLLITENPH
- the leuD gene encoding 3-isopropylmalate dehydratase small subunit encodes the protein MEAFKTLKSIVIPIDRANVDTDAIIPKQFLKTIHRTGLGKSLFYDWRYLSDGVTPNPDFVINQTRYKGGRILLSRENFGSGSSREHAPWALLDFGIKAIIAPSFADIFYNNCFKNGILPIRIDRMIVDGLFKEIDRTPGYQAEINLESQLILLPDGRTIPFEIDAFLKKCLLEGLDDISLTFEKKALITSYEDRRRKEAPWLFPDMTA